One genomic window of Salvia miltiorrhiza cultivar Shanhuang (shh) chromosome 4, IMPLAD_Smil_shh, whole genome shotgun sequence includes the following:
- the LOC131022466 gene encoding protein LNK3-like — protein sequence MAMEWYYGRANEDVTVPKDGGMFEGLPSSPESWPSWVNIVGNCSSQKKLNALEVEDLFNEPMLSRQQRSDVHLNDLPKIEEADDIFFDSLFKVDAGESEGSESSANIAQTSSWNDVMAYDFSNHVRDSTNDVSSVGHFSHEQELEAEMCMLEEQSDMCEDTNEYISMDEPVLLELQNLTQQLADTTRVCFRDSLYRLAENSRHQMKCSQSGQDDTRDGPSRLQESKTEDSDTNSIDRTVATLLFTTMQFCNSTSDPDGDTLGREYQANSYWYHPCSSAPGGDAEVPTFD from the exons ATG GCTATGGAGTGGTACTATGGCAGAGCCAATGAAGATGTCACGGTTCCAAAAGATGGGGGGATGTTCGAGGGGCTTCCATCATCGCCCGAAAGTTGGCCTTCGTGGGTAAACATAGTTGGAAACTGCAGCTCCCAAAAGAAACTCAATGCATTAGAGGTGGAGGATCTCTTCAACGAGCCCATGCTGTCTAGGCAGCAGCGTTCGGATGTTCACCTCAATGACCTTCCCAAAATCGAAGAGGCGGATGACATTTTCTT TGATTCGCTTTTCAAAGTAGATGCCGGAGAGTCTGAGGGATCTGAGAGTTCAGCTAATATCGCACAAACTTCAAGCTGGAACGATGTGATGGCGTATGATTTTAGTAATCACGTTCGAGACAGCACAAACGATGTTTCAAGTGTCGGCCATTTCTCACACGAACAG GAACTGGAAGCTGAAATGTGCATGTTAGAAGAACAATCCGATATGTGTGAAGATACGAACGAGTACATATCCATGGACGAACCCGTGTTACTGGAGCTACAGAATTTGACTCAGCAG CTAGCCGACACTACCAGAGTTTGCTTTCGCGATTCTTTGTACCGCCTAGCAGAAAACTCAAGACACCAGATGAAATGTAGTCAGAGTGGACAGGATGACACTAGAGATGGACCATCCAG GTTACAGGAATCCAAAACCGAGGACTCGGACACGAATTCCATCGACAGAACAGTTGCTACGCTCTTGTTCACCACGATGCAGTTCTGCAATTCAACGTCAGATCCCGATGGAGACACACTCGGAAGGGAATACCAGGCGAACTCGTATTGGTACCACCCGTGTTCCTCCGCCCCAGGAGGCGATGCAGAGGTCCCGACATTTGATTAG
- the LOC131022468 gene encoding transcription factor ABORTED MICROSPORES: MLVQSFIERLRPLVGIKGWDYIVLWKLSDDRRSIELMDCCCAGGDNADELGFEASSSTLPCRDVMYPHPRLKSCDLLDLIPSSMVLDSGVHAQTLCSNQARWLNYSHSSDSSLSSQDDIGTRVLIPLSVGLVELFVNNQVGEDEGVVDLIRVQCSIFLEHQTTMSNSGTTDSFSSGQKDPMSLFQQPVSSPNEKMMELPNDISIDRIHLSNGIFLEGECIFTPSMENAFHDQMQEECENNRSDDSDPNDQDEDDPKYRRRTGKGPQSKNLEAERKRRKKLNDRLYALRALVPNISKLDRASILGDAIEYVKELQKQADDLKLELEQQSDDEGSARRTDEFPQIQQKRGPKREQESLASGYHNASKQKHESDQKVQQMEPQVEVYQVDGKEFFVKVFCEHKSGGFVRLVESLCAMGLEVSNVNTTRHTCLASSIFKVERKNEETVEADDVKESLLELTRNPSGMWGGHGGAAESETNNDEMHHSLCTSHHHQH, from the exons ATGCTAGTGCAAAGCTTCATAGAGAGGCTTAGGCCCCTTGTGGGGATCAAGGGCTGGGATTACATCGTGCTGTGGAAGCTCAGCGATGATCGCAG GTCTATTGAGTTGATGGATTGCTGCTGTGCCGGAGGAGACAACGCCGACGAGCTCGGCTTCGAGGCTTCTTCTTCTACCCTTCCTTGTAGAGACGTCATGTATCCTCATCCAAGGCTCAAGTCATGTGATTTACTTGACCTCATTCCTTCATCCATGGTGTTGGATTCtgg AGTTCATGCACAAACCTTGTGCTCAAACCAAGCTAGGTGGCTCAACTACTCACACAGCTCAGATTCAAGCCTCTCATCACAA GATGATATTGGAACTCGAGTTTTGATCCCGTTGTCCGTGGGATTAGTGGAGTTGTTCGTGAATAATCAG GTGGGTGAAGACGAAGGTGTGGTGGATCTGATCAGGGTGCAATGCAGCATCTTCCTGGAGCATCAGACAACGATGAGTAACTCCGGGACCACAGACTCCTTCTCCTCCGGTCAAAAGGATCCAATGAGCCTCTTCCAGCAGCCGGTTTCGTCTCCCAATGAGAAGATGATGGAGTTGCCTAACGACATCTCCATTGACAGGATCCATCTCTCCAACGGCATATTTCTGGAGGGGGAGTGCATCTTTACTCCGTCAATGGAGAATGCGTTTCACGATCAGATGCAGGAGGAGTGTGAGAACAATCGATCGGATGACTCGGATCCTAATGATCAAGATGAAGATGATCCAAAATACAGGAGGAGGACCGGGAAAGGGCCCCAGTCAAAGAACCTTGAGGCCgagaggaagaggaggaagaagCTCAATGACAGGCTCTACGCCCTTCGTGCATTGGTGCCCAATATTTCTAAG TTGGATAGAGCTTCTATTCTTGGAGATGCAATCGAGTATGTGAAGGAGCTGCAAAAGCAGGCGGACGACCTGAAACTCGAGCTGGAACAGCAGTCTGACGACGAGGGGAGCGCAAGAAGGACAGACGAGTTCCCACAGATTCAACAAAAACGCGGCCCTAAACGCGAGCAGGAGAGTCTTGCTAGTGGCTATCACAACGCCTCCAAACAGAAGCATGAGAGCGATCAAAAAGTGCAGCAAATGgag CCCCAAGTGGAGGTGTACCAAGTGGATGGGAAGGAGTTCTTCGTGAAGGTATTTTGTGAGCATAAAAGTGGTGGATTTGTGAGATTGGTGGAGTCTCTCTGTGCAATGGGACTCGAAGTATCTAATGTTAACACAACCAGACACACTTGCTTGGCTTCTAGCATCTTCAAAGTCGAG AGGAAGAATGAGGAGACGGTGGAAGCTGATGATGTGAAGGAGTCGTTGCTGGAGCTGACGAGAAATCCGTCGGGAATGTGGGGTGGTCACGGCGGAGCTGCAGAATCGGAAACCAACAATGACGAGATGCACCACTCCTTGTGCACTTCCCACCATCATCAACACTAA